ACACTGTATTTTTTCTGCGCCTTTACTGCCGTCTGGTTTAGCTGTTTGAGAAACTGAACTATGACGTTGACCTCACAAATATTGTTAAAGCTAGAATTGGCAGACTGTTCGCGACTATTCGGAAGTTTGGTTGTTGTTAACCAAGTCACAGGTTGTGGTAAAACACTGCGAAGATGCTGATCTAAGTCAGTCCTGGCACTTTTTAGCTGACCATCATAGAAGCACTCACTGACCAAATTGCCGATTGGTGCTACCATCCTATGTTGGATTGTTAACATCTTGCGACACCCATCTGGGAGTGTTCTGAGCAGTCGATCGAATAAAGTTTCTCGAATATGATCCTGATTAAGTTCGTATTTTTCCAAAAAGTCAGAATCTCTACTGGCTTCATCTCGAAATGGTGGGAGTTGTTTGGGGTCGCCTACGAGTATCCAGCGATGCGATCGCGCAATTGGAACCAACACTTCTGTCGCCGTAGCTTTTGAAGCCTCATCAACAATACACAGGTCAAATTCTATGTCTTGAATATCTCTAGGAATTCCGATGCAAGTTCCGGCTACTACTTGCGATCGCTTAATCAAAGGTGCATTGAATTTCTCATTTCGACCAAACTGATCGAACCACTCCGCCTGAATAGCTATCAGCCGTTGGAGCATTTTCGCATCGGGTGCATTTGGATCTATTAGTTTATTGATCCGCTCTTCTATCTCCTGAACCGAAAGTCTCAAAAGTTTATTGATACTGATTTCGGTTAATTCTTTAAGACGCTTTGCTTTTTCCTTCTGTTGCTCTCGTGCTTCTTTTAATTGCTTACGCAGGATACTAATTTCAGCTTCAATACTCTGACATTCCTCTAGCTTATCCTTGGGGATTTTAGTTTCTAACAATGAATCTGGGTTTTCTGGGTTGTAATTTATTGCTAGTATTTTATCCAAATCCTCTTTCCAGATATTAACATCTCCTCTGAGACTTTCAATTTTTGTAACCAGAGTTTTCATTTCTTGAAATAGGGTGGCTATTTCACTGTTATGCTGAGAAATACCTCGTTGCGCTGACCAATTATCAATAAATTCCTGTCCTTTAGCAATTGCACCCTCTCGCCACTGTTCCATCTGTTCTTCGAGTAAGAGCGAATGAACATTCTCTGATACCCGTTCATGGTTACCAAGTCGCACCAACTTCAAGTTAGGATTTTTAGCTTGAATCCGTTCTAGGGCGTTATCTAGTGCAACATGAGTTTGTGAACTGAGCAAAATTCGAGCATCAGGATTAGCTTTAAGAGTTTGCAGAACAACTTCTGTAATAAATGTTGTCTTTCCTGTACCTGGTGGACCTTGGACAATCAGAAAATCTTCTGTTGCGAGTGCAGCTTTAACAACTTCCTGCTGTGATTCATTGAGAGGTTGAATAAACTGTAAATCTACTTCTACGTCAGGAGTACGGACTTCTTGAGGATTGACGAGTAATTGGCGAATGTCTGACCGTACTCCCTGGTCAAATCGAATGGCATCAAGGGCATTTTTTTGTCGATTTAGGGCAACCTCAGCAGCACGAGTATCAAAGCGTAACTCACCAGATTGTGGGAGTCTGTCTGGTTCTCCATATTTAACATAAAGAGTCAATCTGTCACTGATGATCTGTTCAACATCTCCCCCCAAAATGCTAAATCCTTTTTGGTTTGTCACATGGTGGGGTTGTCCAGCTAAGTCATCTTCTGGAAGCTCTGATAGTTCAAAGGTAACGCGGTTTCCGTCACGAGTAACGCTTGTGTATTTAATCGGTTTTTCTCGTTTTTTCTCCCAATCTGTTTTAGCTCTGAGAATATCCCACCAAACTTGGAATATCCGTTGCTTTTCTTTTTCATCTTCTTGTTCTTTTAAGTTGGCTTCATGCTCTATAACTGCATCCTGTAGCTTCTGAATAACCTCTTTTGCTTCATATAAATTCAGTGGCGTTCCAAATTTGAACTCGTAGGATAGATTCCAAGCACGATCTCGACGCTGTTCCAGTTGGGAGTAGGGAGTAGACCAAGCATTGAAAATAACTAGGTGATTTCCTCGGTTTTGATCCACCTTCATGTGATACCGATAGGAAACACCATAAATTTCGTAATGATCTTCACGAGATGGATCGTCTGCGTCGTCCTTAAATTTATAGGGACGAATCCCACAACCCGATTCATTATTGAGATCGTCAAGGATAAGATTCTCGATCTCAACTTCAGAAGAAATCTCAATTTCACTTTTAAGTCTGTTCAAGCACTTTGGTATAAGCTTAAGGAAGCAAGGAGGCTTCTTAATTGCTCCTGTTTTTGTCTTCGCTTGAATAGCATTAAGTTCAGCTAGTAGTACCTCTGCATTAGGTTGACGCTCTGCGGGGTCGAGGGAAACAGCACGCTCGATTATTTCAAGGATTTCAGGTGGTGCATTAAACGCTTTCATTGCGCTGGGGATACTATTATGACCTGTGAGTTCAATATTGGTCAGGCACTTCAAAACCAATACACCAAAACTGAAAATATCGCGGGTGTAGGTATAGGAACCATCGTCGGTTTCTGGCGGAGTGAATGTACGCGATACAAAGTCTTTGAGAGTAATGCTTGGTTGCAAATAGCCCTTAAGCTTGGATATGCCAAAGTCAGCAAGTTTGAGTTTACCGTCACTCCCCACTAAAATGTTGCTGGGCTTGATATCGCGGTGTATTATTCTGCGATTATGGGAAAAAGCCAGAGCCTCCAACACGGGTAACGCTACCGCTTTCCAGAAAGAATCCCAACCGTCTGGTGGAGATTTTTTCAGAAGTGTTGCCAAATCCTTTTCCATCCACTCCAAGACGAGAAAATAGTTACCCGTAGTTTCATCCTTGCCAGAATCGAGAAGTTCCACGATTCCCGGATGCTTCAACTCTTGCAGGGCTTGGGTTTCACGTCTGAAAGACTCGGCTAGAATATCTGCTTCAATCTGCCCGTGTTTGAATTCTTTTACTGCCACCCGCCGGAGGTCATCAAGCATATCGCTTGCCTGATAGACATCAGCCATCCCGCCCGATCGCGGGTTGGGGGATATAGCATAGCGATCGTTTATCAAGCGAGCTGGCATAACTTAGCTACCCATAGAATATTTCTATTCTTTTTGTAACACAAATCCCAATTAGGCTGGTTTTTTAGCAATTATCTATTGCTTAGATTTCCATGCACTTTACCAAACACAGCAGGAACTAATGCGTTTAACTTGCCCATGACGAGGAAATAGTTACTTCCACTTCTACAGGAACTTGCTGCAAATATAGCTCTCCAGCTTCCACCATCACTTTTTTGAGAATGCGACTGGTTCTTTTTAAAGTAGTCTGCGGACACTCTAACAGAATCTCGTCATGTACCACACCGATTAATTTTGCTCCAGTCTTGGGTAGGAGTTTGAACAAACGAGCGATCGCCACTTTCAACATATCAGCCGAAGTTCCTTGAACAGGGTGATTTAGCAACTCAGAAAGTCGGGGTTTCTTTGCCCACCGTCTTCTGCGTCCGCCAATTGTACGGATTTGCTTGATGTCTTTGACGTACACCGTTTTCCTGATGCTGTCGTGCCATCTTCTGACTCCAGAATAAGCTTGGAAAAATCGTCTTCTGAACTCTTTAGCTTCGTTCAAGGTTAAAAAAACATCGTACTTTTCCTCAGCATAAGCTTGCAGTTTGGCAGCACCCATCCCATAAATTAATCCGAAATTAACTGATTTAGCTATCCGTCTATCCTCTGCCGTTACCTCCTCTAACGGCTTTCCCGTAATCAAAGAAGCCGTTAAAGTATGCAAATCTTCGCGTTTAGCGTAGGCATTCAGCATTCGGCGATCGCCAGATATTTCAGCGACAATCCTTAGCTCGATTTGGCTGTAATCTGCTTTAATAATTTGATATCCGGGAGCGGCAATGAAGCACGCACGCATCCCATTTGCCGTACAATTCCTGGGAACGTTTTGCAAGTTTGGCTTCTTGCAACTAAAGCGTCCAGAACGAGCGCCGCATTGCCGATAGCTGGGGTGAATTCTCCCCGTTATCGGGTGAATGTGTTTGGGCAATGCCTCAGCAAAGTTGGAACACAAAGATGCTAATTTCCGATAATTCAGTAGCAACTGGATAATCGGGTATTGACGAGCTAGAGGAATAAGTTCGCTCTTACTTGTTGACTTAATTGGAATGTTGAGAGCCTGAAGAGCACTTAAAACTTGTACAGACGAACGGGGGTTTATGGTTTCCACCATCTCTGGAAATAGCGAAAGTTGTGCGCTAGGGGCTGGTTTAAGACCGGCTTTCACTAATTCCACCAGCGTAGTCTGCTTTTGAGCTTCCAGTTCCTCGCCCACCAAATGCCAGTGTTTTGCATCCAGTAACATTCCATTTAGTTCCATTTGGGCTACAGCAGGCATCGCTTCAAATTCAATTTGGGCGGTTTCTAGTAACCCAGCATTCTGAAGTTTTGAGATGAGTCGCGTTCTAAGTTTCAGCAGGACAGCAGCATCTAAAGCGGCGTATTCTAACTGAGGAGCTGATAACTTACCTCCGAAATTGCTCGACTGTAGGCTTTTGTCAAGTTTGATTCCTAAAAATTCAAGAGCGAGGGATTGTAGATCGTGGTCTTTCTTGAGTCCAGATCGCAACACCTGACTCGCTAGCATGACATCAAAAAATGGGCCAGACGGTCTAAGTCCAGCTATTTCTAGTACCTGCCAGTCGAACTTACCATTTTGAAATATTTTGAGCGCACGGCTGTTTAGAAGGGCTTTTAAAGGCGATAATTCGCGATCGGCAAAAGCAGCTAGATCGACAATTATCACTGGGCGGTGGGGGACAGCTATTTGGATAAGTCGGATGCGTTCTGTAAGTGGATCTAGCCCGGTGGTTTCTGTGTCTATGGCTATAACACGAGCTTTTATTAAAGGCGAGAGAACATCATTTAGTCTGGAAAAGTTTGTAATCAGCTCGTATTCCACAATAGGATTTGGGGCAAAGTGTGGGGAATTATTCATGGGAGTAGAGGGGTTTTAAGGTAATAGTTTTAGTCGTAAAATTGATAGAACTAGCGGAGATATTTTGGCAGATATTCGGTATAGAAGGCTAAGTTATATTTTAATAATTATTGGAAAAAAAGTAATAGTAATTTGTTGAAAGGTAAGTTGTGCTGTCCCCACTAATAAAACGGTATAGCGGGGAAGCAATCGTCTATTTTTTGTCTATTACGACTAGGTAGCTCTCAACAGTAACCGGGCGATCGCTCCCCCAAAAGATTTCTAAGGGAAGTTCGATTAACTTGGCAGACGTGCGCTTAAGAAAGGCTCGAAATGCTTGCGATCGCGGATCGCCTCGGACATTCATGGAATTGCTAACAACACTTACCAGGCGTCCAGAATTGCCTAAAAAAAGGTTATAGGCACGTTGTATGATATCCAAATCAACTCCTTTGATGTGGGGCGTAGAAAATGGGGGATTTGCCAAAATTCTGCTATATCGCCTCTGCGGTTCAGTTGTTAAAAAGTCACTTCCAACTAGATTGAACCCTTTTTGAAACAGAAGTTGTTGTAGCAGCGGGTTTATTTCAATTACATCAACGATCGCACCCGCTCTAACCATAGCCTGCGCCAATAAGCCGTCTCCTGCTGTTGGTTCTAAGGCGTAGGTTCCTGAAATGATTTGAGCTTCTTCAATCATAAGCTCAATTAGCTCTGGGGGAGACGGGAACCAAGAATAAGGTGGAGCTTCTCGGATTCGCTCATATAGCATTTCTGCAAGCGATGAAGTATCTTTCATTTTAATTGTGCTGCTATTCGGGCTATAATTCGCGAACATTGCCTTTTTTTCCGTGTTAAAATAAAGTCAATTGCCCTTCAATTTTTGACTTATCTTTTGGTGACTTAGCTGTTACCATTTCTGTCGGTAAATCTGCATCAGCGCTTTTATCTTGGGACAATTTACGTTTGCCCCAGCCTTGAGATGCTGCATGGCGGACAACGCTTTTCCTAATTGCTCTAGCTAGATGGTAATAATCATTTTGGATGCTGTCAAAGTTCACGGCTGAAAATTCAGCTAATTCGGACAAGTTGTAACCATTTGGTAGCCGATTATGTCTTGTCAATGTGTCTTGTGCTGCCCACATATAGACGTTGTAATAACTGTGGTGCAGAGGAGCTTCAAATGTAGCTCCCATCATATAAGCCACGACTTCTGTGGAAGTGCAGTAATTCCCTACAATTCTGTTGCTGTGCTCCTCTACAATCAAATCGAGCCTATCGGATAAGCAAGCCGTTTTCAACCA
The Oscillatoria nigro-viridis PCC 7112 genome window above contains:
- a CDS encoding serine/threonine-protein kinase; translated protein: MPARLINDRYAISPNPRSGGMADVYQASDMLDDLRRVAVKEFKHGQIEADILAESFRRETQALQELKHPGIVELLDSGKDETTGNYFLVLEWMEKDLATLLKKSPPDGWDSFWKAVALPVLEALAFSHNRRIIHRDIKPSNILVGSDGKLKLADFGISKLKGYLQPSITLKDFVSRTFTPPETDDGSYTYTRDIFSFGVLVLKCLTNIELTGHNSIPSAMKAFNAPPEILEIIERAVSLDPAERQPNAEVLLAELNAIQAKTKTGAIKKPPCFLKLIPKCLNRLKSEIEISSEVEIENLILDDLNNESGCGIRPYKFKDDADDPSREDHYEIYGVSYRYHMKVDQNRGNHLVIFNAWSTPYSQLEQRRDRAWNLSYEFKFGTPLNLYEAKEVIQKLQDAVIEHEANLKEQEDEKEKQRIFQVWWDILRAKTDWEKKREKPIKYTSVTRDGNRVTFELSELPEDDLAGQPHHVTNQKGFSILGGDVEQIISDRLTLYVKYGEPDRLPQSGELRFDTRAAEVALNRQKNALDAIRFDQGVRSDIRQLLVNPQEVRTPDVEVDLQFIQPLNESQQEVVKAALATEDFLIVQGPPGTGKTTFITEVVLQTLKANPDARILLSSQTHVALDNALERIQAKNPNLKLVRLGNHERVSENVHSLLLEEQMEQWREGAIAKGQEFIDNWSAQRGISQHNSEIATLFQEMKTLVTKIESLRGDVNIWKEDLDKILAINYNPENPDSLLETKIPKDKLEECQSIEAEISILRKQLKEAREQQKEKAKRLKELTEISINKLLRLSVQEIEERINKLIDPNAPDAKMLQRLIAIQAEWFDQFGRNEKFNAPLIKRSQVVAGTCIGIPRDIQDIEFDLCIVDEASKATATEVLVPIARSHRWILVGDPKQLPPFRDEASRDSDFLEKYELNQDHIRETLFDRLLRTLPDGCRKMLTIQHRMVAPIGNLVSECFYDGQLKSARTDLDQHLRSVLPQPVTWLTTTKLPNSREQSANSSFNNICEVNVIVQFLKQLNQTAVKAQKKYSVAVLSGYAAQLKLLARNLASELNNWQALTVECNTVDAFQGREADIAVYSVTRSNKEGKVGFLRDAERLNVALSRGKVGLVIVGDHHFCRTSHDNPLHRVLDYVESHPKNCAIKEPNL
- a CDS encoding bifunctional 3'-5' exonuclease/DNA polymerase; translated protein: MNNSPHFAPNPIVEYELITNFSRLNDVLSPLIKARVIAIDTETTGLDPLTERIRLIQIAVPHRPVIIVDLAAFADRELSPLKALLNSRALKIFQNGKFDWQVLEIAGLRPSGPFFDVMLASQVLRSGLKKDHDLQSLALEFLGIKLDKSLQSSNFGGKLSAPQLEYAALDAAVLLKLRTRLISKLQNAGLLETAQIEFEAMPAVAQMELNGMLLDAKHWHLVGEELEAQKQTTLVELVKAGLKPAPSAQLSLFPEMVETINPRSSVQVLSALQALNIPIKSTSKSELIPLARQYPIIQLLLNYRKLASLCSNFAEALPKHIHPITGRIHPSYRQCGARSGRFSCKKPNLQNVPRNCTANGMRACFIAAPGYQIIKADYSQIELRIVAEISGDRRMLNAYAKREDLHTLTASLITGKPLEEVTAEDRRIAKSVNFGLIYGMGAAKLQAYAEEKYDVFLTLNEAKEFRRRFFQAYSGVRRWHDSIRKTVYVKDIKQIRTIGGRRRRWAKKPRLSELLNHPVQGTSADMLKVAIARLFKLLPKTGAKLIGVVHDEILLECPQTTLKRTSRILKKVMVEAGELYLQQVPVEVEVTISSSWAS
- a CDS encoding SAM-dependent methyltransferase — translated: MKDTSSLAEMLYERIREAPPYSWFPSPPELIELMIEEAQIISGTYALEPTAGDGLLAQAMVRAGAIVDVIEINPLLQQLLFQKGFNLVGSDFLTTEPQRRYSRILANPPFSTPHIKGVDLDIIQRAYNLFLGNSGRLVSVVSNSMNVRGDPRSQAFRAFLKRTSAKLIELPLEIFWGSDRPVTVESYLVVIDKK